One region of Carassius carassius chromosome 41, fCarCar2.1, whole genome shotgun sequence genomic DNA includes:
- the LOC132122787 gene encoding small G protein signaling modulator 2-like isoform X2 codes for MGSTTDEEFKEKLLWNVKREVKQIMEEAVTKKFVHEDSSHIIGLCSSIEACLSHLLKRRAAGFLRSDKIAALFTKIGKVNTTASEICRKVQEQLQQQAEITRRTQSTGQEPLRRQGSSVGQVPQPLSAQAIKHIWVRTALFDKVLDTIVQYIVDNASKYYEKEALMHDSVFGPILAALLAGPCALEYTKLKTLDHFWTDPSANELVQRHRIHGAHRGQEVSPGRRPALGIRKRQSSGSMSEDKFAASAREYVESLHQNSRVHLLYGKNNVLVQPKKDMEVLRGYLSLHQTAETLTLKWTPNQLINGTLGDCDLEKSIYWDYALTVPLRQIVCIHCHQRLDCGGSLVLVSQDGIQRPPLHFPPGGHLLAFLSCLETGLLPRGQLEPPLWSQKGKGKVFPKLRKRNSVARLVDQDGDGEEQVAADYVFRIVYPGHHHDSTVTINYHHTTGSRAPSLDDDEEEEDRLHAMISMICSRNLTDPNVMKDHGDMMQEMQGFGGSPLSWQQGECTSHMSSCLSCSTGGSNASVELPASCTCMHDRIPLKMLCQNMKRQIVSRAFYGWLAYCRHLSTVRTHLSALVNHNTIPPDKPCEASGGLSKDVWSKYQKDCKNYKELELLRLVYYGGVEHEIRKEVWPFLLGHYKFGMDKKDMTQIDEKITARYQQVMREWKACEVIVKQREKEMQSVIFAKLSSGSSIDSHVLRLIHRDSTISNEVFMSVDEPDAGGHDTSCDGESTPTLTTVVTPAMLAPDERPLVEFDSPDSGLPSSRNYSVASGHSQIMSSIDDGQSMEEDTTPTGVMEEQGGRDSLSEDKLCSQLDKLTTTKEDTAPSFSSYTIELLDTVALNLHRIDKDVQRCDRNYYYFTTSNLEKLRNIMCSYVWEHLETGYVQGMCDLLAPLMVILDDECLAYSCFNQLMKRMGQNFPTGGAMDTHFANMRSLIQILDSELFELMHQNGDYTHFYFCYRWFLLDFKRELLYEDVFAVWEVIWVAPRISSKHFVLFIALALVEVYRDIILDNNMDFTDIIKFFNEMAERHDVQHILRIARELVHKVQTLIENK; via the exons GCTCCATTGAGGCTTGCTTAAGCCACCTGTTGAAGCGAAGAGCGGCGGGATTCCTCCGCAGCGATAAGATTGCCGCCCTCTTCACCAAGATTGGCAAGGTGAACACCACGGCGAGTGAGATCTGCCGCAAGGTTCAAGAACAGCTACAGCAGCAGGCTGAAATCACCAG GAGAACCCAGAGCACCGGACAGGAGCCCCTCCGGAGGCAGGGTTCCTCCGTTGGCCAAGTGCCTCAGCCACTCTCTGCACAGGCCATCAAGCACATATGGGTCCGCACGGCCCTCTTTGATAAAGTCCTGGACACAATTGTGCAGTATATTGTGGATAATGCAAG taAGTATTATGAAAAGGAGGCCCTCATGCATGACTCAGTGTTTGGCCCTATACTGGCGGCACTCCTGG CTGGGCCTTGCGCTCTGGAGTACACTAAGCTCAAGACGTTGGATCATTTCTGGACAGACCCTTCAGCCAATGAGCTGGTCCAGCGGCATCGCATTCACGGGGCCCACAGGGGCCAAGAAGTGTCGCCGGGCCGCAGACCTGCACTTGGG ATCCGAAAGCGTCAGTCCTCAGGAAGCATGTCTGAGGACAAGTTTGCAGCCTCGGCCAGAGAGTATGTTGAATCCCTGCACCAAAACTCACGCGTTCACTTGCTCTACGGAAAAAACAATGTGCTCGTTCAACCG AAGAAGGACATGGAGGTGCTGCGTGGTTACCTGTCCCTTCATCAGACGGCTGAAACACTCACGCTGAAGTGGACgcccaatcagctaatcaatggAACTCTGGGAGACTGTGACCTGGAGAAGAG TATCTATTGGGACTACGCTTTGACTGTGCCTTTAAGACAGATCGTCTGCATTCATTGTCACCAGCGCC TGGACTGTGGGGGTTCTCTGGTGTTAGTAAGTCAGGATGGGATCCAGCGGCCTCCTCTGCATTTCCCTCCTGGGGGTCACCTGCTGGCCTTCCTGTCCTGTTTGGAGACGGGTCTACTGCCCCGTGGTCAGCTTGAACCCCCACTCTGGTCCCAGAAGGGCAAG GGCAAAGTCTTCCCTAAGCTTCGTAAGAGGAACAGTGTGGCCCGTTTAGTGGATCAGGATGGAGATGGAGAGGAACAGGTCGCTGCAGACTATGTGTTTCGCATCGTCTATCCGGGGCACCATCACGACTCAA CTGTCACTATAAACTACCACCACACCACGGGCAGTCGTGCGCCCTCTCTGGATGacgatgaggaggaggaagatagaCTTCACGCTATGATCTCTATGATCTGCTCACGGAACCTCACAGATCCTAATGTCATGAAAG ACCACGGGGACATGATGCAGGAGATGCAGGGTTTTGGCGGCAGCCCGTTGTCATGGCAGCAGGGCGAGTGCACCAGTCATATGTCATCTTGTCTGTCCTGCTCCACTGGGGGCAGCAACGCTTCCGTCGAGCTTCCAGCGAGCTGTACCTGCATGCATGACCG TATTCCACTGAAGATGCTGTGCCAAAATATGAAGAGACAGATTGTGTCTCGAGCATTTTATGGCT GGCTGGCCTACTGTCGGCACCTGTCCACTGTGAGGACGCACCTTTCAGCACTGGTCAACCACAACACTATCCCTCCGGACAAGCCCTGTGAAGCCTCTGGAGGGCTCAGCAAAGATGTGTGGAGTAAATATCAGAAAGACTGTAAG AATTATAAGGAGCTGGAGCTGCTGAGGTTGGTTTACTATGGAGGGGTGGAGCATGAGATCAGAAAGGAAGTGTGGCCATTTCTCCTGGGCCATTACAAGTTTGGGATGGACAAGAAAGACATGACTCAG ATCGATGAGAAGATCACAGCAAGGTATCAGCAGGTTATGCGGGAGTGGAAGGCATGTGAGGTCATAGTGAAGCAGCGGGAGAAGGAGATGCAGTCGGTCATCTTTGCCAAGTTGTCGTCAGGGAGCAGTATAGACAGCCACGTCCTCCGACTCATCCACAGGGACTCCACTATTAGCAACGAG GTATTCATGTCCGTGGATGAGCCTGACGCGGGGGGTCACGACACCTCATGTGATGGCGAAAGTACTCCCACCTTAACCACTGTGGTTACCCCGGCCATGCTAGCCCCAGACGAGAGGCCGCTGGTGGAGTTTGACTCTCCAGATTCAGGCCTACCCTCCTCCAGGAACTACTCTGTAGCGTCTGGACATTCCCAAATCATGTCCAGCATCGATGACGGACAGAGCATGGAGGAGGACACAACACCCACTGGGGTAATGGAGGAGCAGGGAGGACGGGACTCTCTGAGTGAGGACAAACTCTGCAGTCAGCTGGACAAACTCACAACCACCAAAGAGGACACTGCACCATCCTTCTCCTCTTATACG ATTGAGTTGTTGGACACAGTGGCCCTGAACTTGCACAGAATAGACAAAGACGTCCAGCGCTGCGATCGCAACTACTATTACTTCACTACCAGCAACCTGGAGAAACTGCGCAACATCATGTGCAg TTACGTGTGGGAACATCTGGAGACTGGCTATGTGCAAGGCATGTGTGACCTCCTAGCCCCACTGATGGTCATTCTGGATGATG AGTGCCTGGCCTACAGCTGTTTCAATCAGCTAATGAAAAGGATGGGCCAGAATTTCCCTACCGGAGGAGCCATGGACACACATTTTGCCAATATGAGGTCACTAATACAG ATCCTTGACTCAGAGTTGTTTGAGCTCATGCATCAGAATGGAGACTACACCCATTTCTACTTCTGTTACCGCTGGTTCCTCCTGGACTTCAAAAGAG aGCTGCTCTATGAGGATGTGTTTGCAGTGTGGGAGGTCATCTGGGTCGCCCCTCGCATCTCCTCCAAGCACTTTGTCCTGTTCATTGCACTGGCCTTGGTGGAGGTGTACAGGGACATTATCCTGGACAACAACATGGACTTCACTGACATCATCAAGTTCTTTAATG AGATGGCCGAGCGCCACGACGTGCAGCACATCCTCCGAATAGCGCGGGAGCTGGTACACAAGGTGCAGACCCTTATCGAGAACAAGTGA
- the LOC132122787 gene encoding small G protein signaling modulator 2-like isoform X1, which yields MGSTTDEEFKEKLLWNVKREVKQIMEEAVTKKFVHEDSSHIIGLCSSIEACLSHLLKRRAAGFLRSDKIAALFTKIGKVNTTASEICRKVQEQLQQQAEITRRTQSTGQEPLRRQGSSVGQVPQPLSAQAIKHIWVRTALFDKVLDTIVQYIVDNASKYYEKEALMHDSVFGPILAALLAGPCALEYTKLKTLDHFWTDPSANELVQRHRIHGAHRGQEVSPGRRPALGIRKRQSSGSMSEDKFAASAREYVESLHQNSRVHLLYGKNNVLVQPKKDMEVLRGYLSLHQTAETLTLKWTPNQLINGTLGDCDLEKSIYWDYALTVPLRQIVCIHCHQRLDCGGSLVLVSQDGIQRPPLHFPPGGHLLAFLSCLETGLLPRGQLEPPLWSQKGKGKVFPKLRKRNSVARLVDQDGDGEEQVAADYVFRIVYPGHHHDSNHGDMMQEMQGFGGSPLSWQQGECTSHMSSCLSCSTGGSNASVELPASCTCMHDRIPLKMLCQNMKRQIVSRAFYGWLAYCRHLSTVRTHLSALVNHNTIPPDKPCEASGGLSKDVWSKYQKDCKNYKELELLRLVYYGGVEHEIRKEVWPFLLGHYKFGMDKKDMTQIDEKITARYQQVMREWKACEVIVKQREKEMQSVIFAKLSSGSSIDSHVLRLIHRDSTISNEVFMSVDEPDAGGHDTSCDGESTPTLTTVVTPAMLAPDERPLVEFDSPDSGLPSSRNYSVASGHSQIMSSIDDGQSMEEDTTPTGVMEEQGGRDSLSEDKLCSQLDKLTTTKEDTAPSFSSYTIELLDTVALNLHRIDKDVQRCDRNYYYFTTSNLEKLRNIMCSYVWEHLETGYVQGMCDLLAPLMVILDDECLAYSCFNQLMKRMGQNFPTGGAMDTHFANMRSLIQILDSELFELMHQNGDYTHFYFCYRWFLLDFKRELLYEDVFAVWEVIWVAPRISSKHFVLFIALALVEVYRDIILDNNMDFTDIIKFFNEMAERHDVQHILRIARELVHKVQTLIENK from the exons GCTCCATTGAGGCTTGCTTAAGCCACCTGTTGAAGCGAAGAGCGGCGGGATTCCTCCGCAGCGATAAGATTGCCGCCCTCTTCACCAAGATTGGCAAGGTGAACACCACGGCGAGTGAGATCTGCCGCAAGGTTCAAGAACAGCTACAGCAGCAGGCTGAAATCACCAG GAGAACCCAGAGCACCGGACAGGAGCCCCTCCGGAGGCAGGGTTCCTCCGTTGGCCAAGTGCCTCAGCCACTCTCTGCACAGGCCATCAAGCACATATGGGTCCGCACGGCCCTCTTTGATAAAGTCCTGGACACAATTGTGCAGTATATTGTGGATAATGCAAG taAGTATTATGAAAAGGAGGCCCTCATGCATGACTCAGTGTTTGGCCCTATACTGGCGGCACTCCTGG CTGGGCCTTGCGCTCTGGAGTACACTAAGCTCAAGACGTTGGATCATTTCTGGACAGACCCTTCAGCCAATGAGCTGGTCCAGCGGCATCGCATTCACGGGGCCCACAGGGGCCAAGAAGTGTCGCCGGGCCGCAGACCTGCACTTGGG ATCCGAAAGCGTCAGTCCTCAGGAAGCATGTCTGAGGACAAGTTTGCAGCCTCGGCCAGAGAGTATGTTGAATCCCTGCACCAAAACTCACGCGTTCACTTGCTCTACGGAAAAAACAATGTGCTCGTTCAACCG AAGAAGGACATGGAGGTGCTGCGTGGTTACCTGTCCCTTCATCAGACGGCTGAAACACTCACGCTGAAGTGGACgcccaatcagctaatcaatggAACTCTGGGAGACTGTGACCTGGAGAAGAG TATCTATTGGGACTACGCTTTGACTGTGCCTTTAAGACAGATCGTCTGCATTCATTGTCACCAGCGCC TGGACTGTGGGGGTTCTCTGGTGTTAGTAAGTCAGGATGGGATCCAGCGGCCTCCTCTGCATTTCCCTCCTGGGGGTCACCTGCTGGCCTTCCTGTCCTGTTTGGAGACGGGTCTACTGCCCCGTGGTCAGCTTGAACCCCCACTCTGGTCCCAGAAGGGCAAG GGCAAAGTCTTCCCTAAGCTTCGTAAGAGGAACAGTGTGGCCCGTTTAGTGGATCAGGATGGAGATGGAGAGGAACAGGTCGCTGCAGACTATGTGTTTCGCATCGTCTATCCGGGGCACCATCACGACTCAA ACCACGGGGACATGATGCAGGAGATGCAGGGTTTTGGCGGCAGCCCGTTGTCATGGCAGCAGGGCGAGTGCACCAGTCATATGTCATCTTGTCTGTCCTGCTCCACTGGGGGCAGCAACGCTTCCGTCGAGCTTCCAGCGAGCTGTACCTGCATGCATGACCG TATTCCACTGAAGATGCTGTGCCAAAATATGAAGAGACAGATTGTGTCTCGAGCATTTTATGGCT GGCTGGCCTACTGTCGGCACCTGTCCACTGTGAGGACGCACCTTTCAGCACTGGTCAACCACAACACTATCCCTCCGGACAAGCCCTGTGAAGCCTCTGGAGGGCTCAGCAAAGATGTGTGGAGTAAATATCAGAAAGACTGTAAG AATTATAAGGAGCTGGAGCTGCTGAGGTTGGTTTACTATGGAGGGGTGGAGCATGAGATCAGAAAGGAAGTGTGGCCATTTCTCCTGGGCCATTACAAGTTTGGGATGGACAAGAAAGACATGACTCAG ATCGATGAGAAGATCACAGCAAGGTATCAGCAGGTTATGCGGGAGTGGAAGGCATGTGAGGTCATAGTGAAGCAGCGGGAGAAGGAGATGCAGTCGGTCATCTTTGCCAAGTTGTCGTCAGGGAGCAGTATAGACAGCCACGTCCTCCGACTCATCCACAGGGACTCCACTATTAGCAACGAG GTATTCATGTCCGTGGATGAGCCTGACGCGGGGGGTCACGACACCTCATGTGATGGCGAAAGTACTCCCACCTTAACCACTGTGGTTACCCCGGCCATGCTAGCCCCAGACGAGAGGCCGCTGGTGGAGTTTGACTCTCCAGATTCAGGCCTACCCTCCTCCAGGAACTACTCTGTAGCGTCTGGACATTCCCAAATCATGTCCAGCATCGATGACGGACAGAGCATGGAGGAGGACACAACACCCACTGGGGTAATGGAGGAGCAGGGAGGACGGGACTCTCTGAGTGAGGACAAACTCTGCAGTCAGCTGGACAAACTCACAACCACCAAAGAGGACACTGCACCATCCTTCTCCTCTTATACG ATTGAGTTGTTGGACACAGTGGCCCTGAACTTGCACAGAATAGACAAAGACGTCCAGCGCTGCGATCGCAACTACTATTACTTCACTACCAGCAACCTGGAGAAACTGCGCAACATCATGTGCAg TTACGTGTGGGAACATCTGGAGACTGGCTATGTGCAAGGCATGTGTGACCTCCTAGCCCCACTGATGGTCATTCTGGATGATG AGTGCCTGGCCTACAGCTGTTTCAATCAGCTAATGAAAAGGATGGGCCAGAATTTCCCTACCGGAGGAGCCATGGACACACATTTTGCCAATATGAGGTCACTAATACAG ATCCTTGACTCAGAGTTGTTTGAGCTCATGCATCAGAATGGAGACTACACCCATTTCTACTTCTGTTACCGCTGGTTCCTCCTGGACTTCAAAAGAG aGCTGCTCTATGAGGATGTGTTTGCAGTGTGGGAGGTCATCTGGGTCGCCCCTCGCATCTCCTCCAAGCACTTTGTCCTGTTCATTGCACTGGCCTTGGTGGAGGTGTACAGGGACATTATCCTGGACAACAACATGGACTTCACTGACATCATCAAGTTCTTTAATG AGATGGCCGAGCGCCACGACGTGCAGCACATCCTCCGAATAGCGCGGGAGCTGGTACACAAGGTGCAGACCCTTATCGAGAACAAGTGA